The following are from one region of the Gryllotalpicola protaetiae genome:
- a CDS encoding sterol carrier family protein produces MAKRGIDDATGLAAVKAVLNETTAPEGAAPAGARDTLATAVRYLLQLLEEKAPGHTVEVRVPPFGAVQVVEGPRHTRGTPPNVIETDAATWVALAAGRLSWADAVDAARVSASGTRATLDDLVPVLPHSFDLGE; encoded by the coding sequence GTGGCGAAGCGGGGAATCGACGATGCGACCGGGCTCGCAGCAGTCAAGGCAGTGCTGAACGAGACGACCGCCCCCGAGGGCGCTGCGCCCGCCGGCGCGCGCGACACCCTGGCGACCGCGGTGCGCTACCTGCTGCAGCTGCTCGAAGAGAAGGCGCCCGGCCACACGGTCGAGGTGCGCGTGCCCCCGTTCGGCGCGGTGCAGGTGGTCGAGGGCCCGCGGCACACGCGCGGCACGCCACCGAATGTGATCGAGACGGATGCCGCGACCTGGGTCGCCCTCGCGGCCGGTCGTCTCAGCTGGGCCGATGCCGTCGACGCCGCGCGCGTGTCGGCGTCGGGCACGCGCGCGACGCTCGACGACCTCGTCCCCGTGCTGCCGCACAGCTTCGACTTGGGAGAATGA
- the purD gene encoding phosphoribosylamine--glycine ligase — translation MKILVLGSGAREHAIITSLLSESEQHDIVAAPGNAGIARQVRTVELDPSDPIAVTEYAVDNRVELVVIGPEAPLIAGVADPLRERGIAVFGPSKAAAQLEGSKTFAKRIMEAAGVPTGRAELAGTIAEVEKTIDEFGAPYVIKADGLAAGKGVLVTSDRAAAVDHADYWLEHGPVLIEEFLDGPEVSLFLFSDGHDVLPLTPAQDFKRLLDGDGGPNTGGMGAYSPLPWLAEGFVDEVIDTVALPTVRRLESEGTPFIGLLYCGLVITSKGVRVIEFNARFGDPETQVVLARLVTPLSQLLFASATGGLAALPRPEFALDVAITVVIASEGYPEKSLTGRQITGIEAAEAVPEVTVLHAATDIASLTDAVDAGTWTSVGLVATGGRVLSVVALGSDFAEARERVYEAVGKIGLEGSQHRTDIAARVAG, via the coding sequence GTGAAGATTCTCGTCCTCGGTTCCGGCGCGCGCGAGCACGCGATCATCACCAGTCTGCTGTCGGAGAGCGAGCAGCACGACATCGTCGCCGCCCCGGGGAACGCCGGCATCGCGCGCCAGGTGCGCACCGTCGAGCTCGACCCGAGTGACCCGATCGCGGTCACCGAGTACGCCGTCGACAACCGGGTCGAGCTGGTCGTCATCGGCCCTGAGGCCCCGCTGATCGCCGGCGTTGCCGACCCGCTGCGCGAGCGTGGCATCGCCGTGTTCGGGCCGTCGAAGGCCGCGGCGCAGCTCGAGGGCTCGAAGACCTTCGCCAAGCGCATCATGGAGGCCGCAGGCGTCCCGACCGGCCGCGCCGAGCTGGCCGGCACCATCGCCGAGGTCGAGAAGACCATCGACGAATTCGGCGCCCCCTACGTCATCAAGGCCGACGGTCTCGCCGCGGGCAAGGGCGTGCTGGTCACCTCCGATCGCGCAGCCGCCGTCGACCATGCCGACTACTGGCTCGAGCACGGGCCGGTGCTCATCGAGGAGTTCCTCGACGGGCCCGAGGTCTCGCTCTTCCTCTTCAGCGACGGCCACGACGTGCTGCCGCTCACCCCCGCGCAGGACTTCAAGCGACTGCTCGACGGCGACGGCGGCCCGAACACCGGCGGCATGGGCGCCTACTCGCCGCTGCCGTGGCTCGCCGAGGGCTTCGTCGACGAGGTCATCGACACGGTCGCCCTGCCGACCGTGCGTCGCCTCGAGTCCGAGGGCACCCCGTTCATCGGCCTGCTGTACTGCGGCCTCGTCATCACCTCGAAGGGCGTGCGCGTCATCGAGTTCAACGCGCGCTTCGGCGACCCCGAGACCCAGGTCGTGCTCGCGCGCCTCGTGACGCCGCTGTCGCAGCTGCTGTTCGCCTCGGCGACCGGCGGCCTGGCCGCCCTGCCGCGGCCCGAGTTCGCGCTCGACGTCGCGATCACGGTCGTGATCGCGAGCGAGGGCTACCCGGAGAAGTCGCTCACCGGCCGCCAGATCACCGGCATCGAGGCGGCTGAGGCGGTGCCCGAGGTCACGGTGCTGCACGCCGCGACCGACATCGCATCGCTGACGGATGCCGTGGACGCCGGCACCTGGACCTCCGTCGGCCTCGTGGCCACCGGCGGTCGCGTGCTGTCGGTCGTCGCGCTCGGCTCCGACTTCGCCGAGGCGCGCGAGCGCGTCTACGAAGCCGTCGGCAAGATCGGCCTGGAGGGCTCGCAGCACCGCACCGACATCGCCGCGCGCGTCGCGGGCTGA
- a CDS encoding FAD-binding protein: protein MAHDEVNWSANYAYRAPKIARPRTAGEVQELVTAATDASPVRALGTRHTFNDVADPGDSGTLVNLAELPAKIEIDAERRVVTVAGGLRYGDLALALAAEGWALHNLASLPHISVAGAVATATHGSGSRNGNLSSVVAALTFVDGSGSLVTLRRGDADFDGAVVAFGSLGIVTELELDIVPTFEIAQTIYLGVPYERVSEALDLAYSVSVFTDWSPSSINQLWVKAAVAAPSVEASVRELGATPALHKVHMIAAADAAATTEQFGVAGSWHERLAHFKLDFQPSAGEEIQTEYLLPRRHAQAAVAAVRELTANVTPLLLISELRAIAADGLWLSTAYSSGDDEWADGAIAFHFTWKREQAAVETASALLEATLARFGARPHWGKVYTDAARIPALYPRFADFAALVQKYDPRGVFRNAYTRRLGL, encoded by the coding sequence GTGGCACACGACGAAGTCAACTGGTCAGCCAACTACGCGTATCGCGCGCCCAAGATCGCGAGGCCGCGCACGGCCGGTGAGGTGCAAGAGCTGGTCACGGCGGCGACGGATGCTTCGCCCGTTCGCGCCCTCGGCACGCGGCACACCTTCAACGACGTCGCGGACCCGGGCGACAGCGGCACCCTCGTGAACCTCGCCGAACTGCCCGCGAAGATCGAGATCGACGCCGAGCGTCGGGTCGTGACCGTCGCGGGCGGGCTGCGCTACGGCGACCTCGCGCTCGCGCTCGCCGCAGAGGGCTGGGCGCTGCACAACCTCGCGTCGCTGCCGCACATCTCGGTCGCGGGTGCGGTCGCGACCGCGACCCACGGCTCGGGCTCGCGCAACGGCAACCTGTCGAGCGTCGTCGCCGCCCTCACCTTCGTCGACGGCTCGGGGTCGCTGGTCACGCTGCGTCGCGGTGACGCCGACTTCGACGGCGCCGTCGTCGCGTTCGGGTCGCTCGGCATCGTCACCGAGCTCGAGCTCGACATCGTGCCGACGTTCGAGATCGCGCAGACGATCTACCTCGGCGTGCCATACGAGCGCGTCTCCGAAGCGCTCGACCTCGCCTACAGCGTGAGCGTGTTCACCGACTGGTCGCCGTCGTCGATCAACCAGCTCTGGGTGAAGGCCGCCGTCGCCGCGCCCTCGGTCGAGGCATCCGTTCGCGAACTGGGTGCAACGCCCGCCCTGCACAAAGTGCACATGATCGCCGCGGCAGATGCCGCCGCGACCACCGAGCAGTTCGGCGTCGCGGGCTCATGGCACGAGCGGCTCGCGCACTTCAAGCTGGACTTCCAGCCGAGCGCCGGCGAGGAGATCCAGACGGAGTACCTGCTGCCTCGGCGCCACGCGCAGGCCGCGGTCGCCGCCGTGCGGGAGCTCACCGCGAACGTCACCCCGCTGCTGCTGATCAGCGAGCTCCGCGCGATCGCAGCGGACGGCCTGTGGCTGTCGACCGCGTACTCGAGCGGCGACGACGAGTGGGCGGATGGCGCCATCGCCTTCCACTTCACGTGGAAGCGCGAGCAGGCCGCGGTCGAGACGGCGAGCGCCCTGCTCGAGGCGACGCTGGCCCGCTTCGGTGCGCGCCCGCACTGGGGCAAGGTCTACACGGATGCCGCGCGCATCCCGGCCCTGTACCCGCGCTTCGCGGACTTCGCCGCGTTGGTGCAGAAGTACGACCCGCGCGGAGTCTTCCGCAACGCGTACACGCGCCGCCTGGGTCTCTAG
- a CDS encoding phosphoribosylaminoimidazolesuccinocarboxamide synthase produces MPGTRPLVKIGSVTAQVLPGWTHAYSGKVRDLYVPEGTTDADAPELLVVASDRVSAFDFVLAPGIPGKGELLTTLSNWWFSQLADVPNHLVPGGGARIPSEVAGRAMLVKPLEMFPIECVVRGFITGSGWAEYQESQSVTGIPLPAGLRNGDRLPAPIFTPAWKAPQGEHDENITFDRMVELVGEPAAVALRELSLKIYTDAAAKAETQGLIVADTKFEFGSDTDGVITLADEVLTPDSSRYWDLATWNAGATPDERMASFDKQIVRDWLAANWDRQGTPPELPPVIVAQTAARYAELIERLAA; encoded by the coding sequence ATGCCTGGCACCAGGCCCCTTGTTAAGATTGGGTCTGTGACTGCTCAGGTGCTGCCCGGCTGGACCCACGCGTACTCGGGGAAAGTGCGGGACCTCTACGTCCCTGAGGGCACAACCGACGCCGACGCGCCAGAGCTGCTCGTCGTCGCGAGCGACCGGGTGAGCGCGTTCGACTTCGTGCTCGCGCCCGGCATTCCGGGCAAGGGCGAGCTGCTCACCACGCTCTCGAACTGGTGGTTCTCGCAGCTCGCCGACGTGCCGAACCACCTCGTGCCGGGCGGCGGGGCGCGCATCCCCAGCGAGGTCGCCGGGCGCGCGATGCTCGTGAAGCCGCTCGAGATGTTCCCGATCGAGTGCGTCGTGCGCGGCTTCATCACCGGCAGCGGCTGGGCCGAGTACCAGGAGTCGCAGTCGGTCACCGGCATCCCGCTGCCCGCCGGCCTGCGCAACGGCGACCGGCTGCCCGCGCCGATCTTCACGCCCGCATGGAAGGCGCCGCAGGGCGAGCACGACGAGAACATCACGTTCGACCGCATGGTCGAGCTCGTGGGCGAGCCCGCGGCGGTCGCGCTGCGCGAGCTGTCGCTCAAGATCTACACGGACGCCGCGGCGAAGGCCGAGACGCAGGGCCTCATCGTCGCCGACACGAAGTTCGAGTTCGGAAGCGACACCGACGGTGTCATCACCCTCGCCGACGAGGTGCTCACCCCTGATTCCTCCCGCTACTGGGATCTCGCGACCTGGAACGCCGGTGCCACCCCCGACGAGCGCATGGCGAGCTTCGACAAGCAGATCGTGCGCGACTGGCTCGCCGCCAACTGGGACAGGCAGGGCACGCCGCCCGAGCTGCCCCCCGTGATCGTGGCGCAGACCGCGGCGCGCTATGCCGAGCTCATCGAGCGGCTCGCGGCTTAG
- a CDS encoding MFS transporter, with protein MTTTHPAKEIRPWPALWALVIGFFMILIDTTIVSVANPSIQEGLNTTTNNVIWVTSAYLLTYAVPLLVTGRLGDRFGPKNIYLIGLVVFTLASLWCGLSDHLPGTGITNLIIARAVQGLGAGLMTPQTMAVITRTFAPEKRGTAMALWGATAGFATLVGPILGGVLVDGLGWEWIFFVNVPIGVVAFVLAAILVPKLETHSHTFDWLGVFLSAVGLFFLVFGLQESNTYNWNGWVWASVVGGIVFIALFVVWQAVNKKEPLLPLSLFKDRNFSLANGAISAVGFSITAMFIPLVYFFQAVRGFTPTESALMTVPTAVLSIVLAPIAGRLTDRVHPRLLVVPGVLLVAAALWLYSSMISPTIAWPLLLIPSAVMGLGSAFMWGPIATTANRNLPQRAAGAGSGVFNTTRQVGSVIGSSALAALMTSRISAEIQKALPPGSKTTGGSLISSNSTQLPEFLRDAFTNAMSETLILPASVIIIAAVCAAFFVKPTHLRGAAPADAPAEAQPAPQVVAE; from the coding sequence ATGACAACGACTCACCCCGCCAAGGAGATCCGACCGTGGCCGGCCCTCTGGGCCCTGGTCATCGGATTCTTCATGATCCTGATCGACACGACGATCGTGTCGGTCGCGAACCCTTCCATTCAGGAGGGGCTGAACACCACCACCAACAACGTCATCTGGGTCACCAGCGCCTATCTGCTGACGTACGCCGTCCCACTGCTCGTCACCGGCCGCCTCGGTGACCGCTTCGGGCCGAAGAACATCTACCTCATCGGCCTCGTGGTCTTCACGCTCGCGTCGCTGTGGTGCGGCCTCTCCGACCACCTGCCCGGCACCGGCATCACCAACCTGATCATCGCCCGCGCGGTGCAGGGCCTCGGCGCCGGCCTGATGACGCCGCAGACGATGGCCGTCATCACCCGCACTTTCGCGCCCGAGAAGCGCGGCACGGCGATGGCGCTCTGGGGCGCGACCGCCGGCTTCGCGACGCTCGTCGGCCCGATCCTGGGCGGCGTGCTCGTCGACGGCCTCGGCTGGGAGTGGATCTTCTTCGTCAACGTGCCGATCGGCGTCGTCGCCTTCGTGCTCGCCGCGATCCTCGTGCCGAAGCTCGAGACGCACAGCCACACCTTCGACTGGCTCGGCGTGTTCCTCTCGGCCGTCGGCCTCTTCTTCCTGGTGTTCGGCCTGCAGGAATCCAACACCTACAACTGGAACGGCTGGGTTTGGGCGTCCGTCGTCGGCGGCATCGTCTTCATCGCCCTCTTCGTCGTGTGGCAGGCGGTCAACAAGAAGGAGCCGCTGCTGCCGCTCAGCCTCTTCAAGGACCGCAACTTCTCGCTCGCGAACGGCGCCATCTCGGCCGTCGGCTTCTCGATCACCGCGATGTTCATTCCGCTGGTCTACTTCTTCCAGGCCGTGCGGGGATTCACGCCGACCGAGTCGGCGCTCATGACGGTTCCGACGGCGGTCCTCTCGATCGTGCTCGCGCCGATCGCCGGCCGCCTCACCGACCGCGTGCACCCGCGCCTGCTCGTCGTTCCCGGGGTCCTGCTCGTGGCAGCGGCGCTCTGGCTCTACTCGTCGATGATCTCGCCGACGATCGCCTGGCCGCTCCTGCTCATCCCCTCGGCGGTCATGGGTCTCGGCTCGGCGTTCATGTGGGGCCCGATCGCGACGACCGCGAACCGCAACCTGCCGCAGCGCGCGGCGGGCGCCGGTTCCGGCGTGTTCAACACGACCCGCCAGGTCGGCTCGGTGATCGGCTCGTCGGCACTCGCAGCGCTGATGACGAGCCGTATCTCCGCCGAGATCCAGAAGGCGCTGCCCCCGGGCAGCAAGACCACGGGCGGCAGCCTCATCTCGTCGAACTCGACGCAGCTGCCCGAGTTCCTGCGCGACGCGTTCACCAACGCCATGAGCGAGACGCTGATCCTGCCGGCATCCGTGATCATCATCGCCGCGGTATGCGCAGCCTTCTTCGTGAAGCCGACCCACCTGCGCGGCGCCGCCCCGGCCGACGCCCCTGCGGAGGCGCAGCCCGCGCCCCAGGTGGTCGCCGAGTAG
- a CDS encoding PadR family transcriptional regulator yields MAALALLNERPMHPYEMYQTLIQRSEDRIVKVRPGSLYHTVNKLEELGLVRVTGTDREGNRPERTTYEITEKGNLALAERIAAVIEEPEYEFPIFPVAISQAHNLPRETVINLLKRRLQQLGARRDYIAESLKHLGRMELPRKYWLDVDYLRAQYDSERAWLESVVNDIESGSLDWEEEKHASRPSPHTTSEQKDVKQ; encoded by the coding sequence ATGGCTGCACTGGCCCTGCTCAACGAGCGACCCATGCACCCGTACGAGATGTACCAGACGCTGATCCAGCGCTCTGAGGACCGCATCGTGAAGGTGCGGCCGGGGTCGCTCTATCACACGGTCAACAAGCTCGAAGAGCTCGGGCTGGTGCGCGTTACCGGCACCGACCGCGAGGGCAACCGGCCGGAGCGCACCACCTACGAGATCACCGAGAAAGGCAACCTCGCCCTCGCCGAGCGCATCGCCGCGGTCATCGAGGAGCCCGAGTACGAGTTCCCGATCTTCCCCGTCGCCATCTCGCAGGCGCACAACCTGCCGCGCGAGACGGTGATCAACCTTCTCAAGCGCCGTCTTCAGCAGCTCGGAGCACGGCGCGACTACATCGCCGAGTCGCTGAAGCACCTCGGCCGCATGGAGCTGCCGCGCAAGTACTGGCTCGACGTCGACTACCTGCGCGCGCAGTACGACTCCGAGCGCGCCTGGCTCGAGTCCGTCGTGAACGACATCGAGTCCGGCTCACTGGACTGGGAAGAGGAGAAGCACGCCTCGCGCCCCAGCCCGCACACGACTTCAGAACAGAAAGACGTAAAGCAATGA
- a CDS encoding phosphoribosylformylglycinamidine synthase subunit PurS → MPTIVVEVMPKAELLDPQGKAIAGALARTGRGEFQVRQGKRFELTVDGRELTQELLDQVREIAADILSNSVIEDVVGVHVVGRETPAGV, encoded by the coding sequence GTGCCCACGATCGTCGTCGAAGTCATGCCGAAGGCAGAGCTGCTCGACCCCCAGGGCAAGGCGATCGCCGGCGCCCTCGCCCGTACCGGCCGCGGCGAGTTCCAGGTCCGTCAGGGCAAGCGCTTCGAGCTGACCGTCGACGGCCGCGAGCTCACGCAGGAGCTGCTCGACCAGGTCCGTGAGATCGCCGCAGACATCCTGTCCAACTCCGTCATCGAAGACGTCGTCGGCGTGCACGTGGTCGGGCGCGAGACGCCAGCGGGGGTCTGA
- the purQ gene encoding phosphoribosylformylglycinamidine synthase subunit PurQ, with protein MARIGVVTFPGSLDERDAQRAIRLAGAEPVALWHGDHDLQGVDAIVLPGGFSYGDYLRCGAIAAQSPLMAEVVAAANAGTPVLGICNGFQMLVEAHLLPGGLIRNDHGNFIRRDQQLTVENTTTAWTSEFTQGETITIPLKNGEGGYIADAETLARLEGDGRVVFRYQGVNPNGSLNDIAGITNERGNVVGLMPHPEHAVEPGFGPNTRVRMRSGVDGLKFFTSALRALQAV; from the coding sequence ATGGCCAGGATCGGCGTCGTCACCTTCCCCGGCTCGCTCGACGAGCGCGACGCGCAGCGCGCGATCCGCCTCGCGGGGGCCGAGCCCGTCGCGCTGTGGCACGGCGACCACGACCTGCAGGGCGTCGACGCGATCGTGCTGCCCGGCGGCTTCTCGTACGGCGACTACCTGCGCTGCGGCGCCATCGCCGCGCAGTCGCCCCTGATGGCCGAGGTCGTCGCCGCCGCGAACGCCGGCACCCCGGTGCTCGGCATCTGCAACGGCTTCCAGATGCTCGTCGAGGCGCACCTGCTGCCCGGCGGCCTGATCCGCAACGACCACGGCAACTTCATCCGCCGCGACCAGCAGCTTACGGTCGAGAACACCACCACCGCGTGGACGAGCGAGTTCACACAGGGCGAGACGATCACGATCCCGCTCAAGAACGGCGAGGGCGGCTACATCGCGGATGCCGAGACGCTGGCCCGCCTCGAGGGCGACGGCCGCGTCGTGTTCCGCTACCAGGGCGTCAACCCGAACGGGTCGCTGAACGACATCGCCGGCATCACCAACGAGCGCGGCAACGTGGTCGGGCTCATGCCGCACCCCGAGCACGCGGTCGAGCCGGGCTTCGGCCCGAACACGCGCGTGCGCATGCGCTCGGGCGTCGACGGACTCAAGTTCTTCACGAGCGCGCTGCGCGCACTTCAGGCGGTCTAG
- a CDS encoding dihydrodipicolinate synthase family protein, protein MTGPSRFQLIAAPVTVFGDDGELDLGATRTLFGWLHECGVDGLFTPGTTGEFTALDDDERLRVIEAALEEFGADDVIAHVGGAAARQTMRLAQAAQRAGATRLAAITPYYFPAGDEALVEYVKRVTDVSAGASVYLYVFPSRAVTTVAPEALARVAEVPGLVGAKVSGLSFAENEAYRAAVPDGFELYSGNDVDLVRLAEAGYAGVVSGVSNVFPELFVRAARAARSGQDDSELQPRIDAAVAATGAADIGLLKAGLTRRGLEAGIPRISINPPTREQLAALESSAPFESARHSL, encoded by the coding sequence ATGACTGGGCCGTCACGCTTTCAACTGATCGCAGCGCCCGTCACCGTCTTCGGCGATGACGGCGAACTCGACCTCGGTGCCACGCGCACCCTGTTCGGCTGGCTGCATGAATGCGGCGTCGACGGCCTGTTCACCCCCGGCACGACGGGCGAGTTCACCGCGCTCGATGACGACGAGCGGTTGCGGGTCATCGAGGCGGCGCTCGAGGAGTTCGGCGCCGACGACGTCATCGCGCACGTCGGCGGCGCGGCTGCTCGACAGACGATGCGGCTCGCGCAGGCGGCGCAGCGCGCGGGTGCCACGCGGCTTGCGGCGATCACGCCCTACTACTTCCCGGCAGGTGATGAGGCCCTGGTCGAGTACGTGAAGCGGGTGACGGATGTTTCGGCCGGAGCATCCGTCTATCTCTATGTCTTCCCCTCCCGCGCGGTGACGACCGTCGCGCCCGAGGCACTGGCCCGCGTGGCCGAGGTGCCCGGGCTCGTCGGCGCGAAGGTGTCGGGGCTGAGCTTCGCCGAGAATGAGGCCTATCGCGCGGCCGTGCCCGACGGCTTCGAGCTCTACTCGGGCAACGACGTCGACCTCGTGCGACTCGCGGAGGCCGGGTATGCGGGGGTGGTCTCGGGCGTCTCGAACGTGTTCCCCGAGCTGTTCGTGCGGGCAGCAAGGGCGGCCAGGTCGGGGCAGGACGACTCCGAGCTCCAGCCCCGCATCGATGCGGCCGTCGCGGCGACGGGCGCCGCCGACATTGGTCTGCTGAAGGCGGGGCTGACGCGGCGGGGGCTCGAGGCAGGCATCCCGCGCATCTCGATCAACCCGCCCACCCGCGAGCAGCTGGCCGCCCTCGAGTCGTCCGCCCCTTTCGAGTCCGCACGGCACAGCCTCTGA
- a CDS encoding AbrB/MazE/SpoVT family DNA-binding domain-containing protein encodes MRLNSKGQVTIPAALRQKYGFREGDEVDVVEDGATLRIVHRDADRSPAERVIARMWGAAGPGPTTDELMELLRGE; translated from the coding sequence ATGCGATTGAACAGCAAGGGCCAGGTGACGATCCCGGCCGCGCTACGGCAGAAGTACGGCTTCCGCGAAGGCGATGAAGTCGACGTGGTCGAGGACGGCGCGACGCTCAGAATCGTTCATCGCGACGCCGACCGCAGCCCGGCCGAGCGAGTGATCGCCCGAATGTGGGGCGCCGCAGGCCCCGGACCGACCACCGACGAGCTGATGGAACTTCTGCGTGGCGAGTGA
- a CDS encoding type II toxin-antitoxin system VapC family toxin → MASESTLVDTNVLVDVLGADPQWGFWSRRALESAIERGPLVINPIIYAEVSVRFDSIEGVEAQLPSDIFIREPLPYSAGFLAGKAFARYREGGGARSSPLPDFFIGAHAAVNGHALLTRDAARYRTYFPRVRIIAPDR, encoded by the coding sequence GTGGCGAGTGAGTCGACCCTCGTCGACACGAACGTCCTGGTCGACGTGCTCGGCGCAGACCCCCAGTGGGGATTCTGGTCGCGGCGAGCTCTGGAATCGGCGATCGAGCGAGGGCCGCTGGTAATCAATCCGATCATCTATGCCGAGGTGTCCGTTCGCTTCGACTCCATCGAAGGCGTCGAGGCCCAGCTGCCGTCTGACATCTTCATTCGCGAACCCCTGCCGTACTCTGCCGGGTTCCTTGCCGGCAAGGCGTTCGCTCGCTATCGCGAGGGCGGAGGTGCGCGCTCGTCACCGCTACCGGACTTTTTCATCGGCGCTCACGCCGCTGTGAACGGGCACGCGCTGCTCACGCGCGACGCGGCTCGCTACCGCACCTATTTCCCACGGGTGAGGATCATCGCCCCTGATCGCTGA
- a CDS encoding NtaA/DmoA family FMN-dependent monooxygenase (This protein belongs to a clade of FMN-dependent monooxygenases, within a broader family of flavin-dependent oxidoreductases, the luciferase-like monooxygenase (LMM) family, some of whose members use coenzyme F420 rather than FMN.), whose translation MTKKLVLGAFEEFTPSFISNAWPHPASDPGDFASLEWWQRFAREIEAGGFDFLFFADALGYPMTTGADGQIRIPDAVVREAVQFPVHDPLSLVPALAASVDRLGFVVTASTTSEQPYLLARRFATLDHLTSGRIGWNIVTSDNQQALVKLLGLGDVTPHDRRYDRADEFVDLALRLWEEGWADDALVVDKASRTFTDPAKVRRITHDGEFFRLDGLFPVTPSPQRTPTLFQAGTSPRGLDFASRVAEVVFIQERDLERAAAVVRGIRDRSEARGRGRDGIKVVSSISVVSAPASDEAAELRASLTAAPSRDAVAALFLGWSGLDLTGLDPETPIDGLTTEVGQTTLASFQGAGKSVGQVLDELAAGIGGTKVTGSFDEAAAEIERIAEITDVDGFLIEHSFGGLASYRDFMTEVMPRLRSRGLLPESSRGGTLRERLTGAGPRRARAE comes from the coding sequence GTGACCAAAAAGCTCGTACTCGGCGCCTTCGAAGAGTTCACGCCCAGCTTCATCTCGAACGCCTGGCCGCACCCGGCGAGCGACCCCGGCGATTTCGCCTCGCTGGAGTGGTGGCAGCGGTTCGCCCGCGAGATCGAGGCGGGCGGCTTCGACTTCCTGTTCTTCGCCGACGCGCTCGGCTACCCGATGACCACGGGTGCCGACGGACAGATTCGGATTCCTGATGCCGTCGTCCGCGAAGCGGTGCAGTTCCCCGTGCACGACCCGCTGTCGCTGGTGCCGGCGCTCGCGGCATCCGTCGATCGTCTCGGCTTCGTCGTGACCGCCTCGACCACGTCGGAGCAGCCGTATCTGCTCGCGCGCCGTTTCGCGACCCTCGACCACCTGACGTCGGGGCGCATCGGCTGGAACATCGTCACGAGCGACAACCAGCAGGCGCTCGTGAAGCTGCTCGGCCTCGGTGACGTGACCCCGCACGACCGGCGGTACGACCGCGCCGACGAGTTCGTCGACCTCGCCCTGCGACTGTGGGAGGAGGGCTGGGCCGACGACGCGCTCGTCGTCGACAAGGCGTCGCGCACCTTCACCGACCCGGCGAAAGTGCGGCGAATCACGCACGACGGCGAGTTCTTCCGGCTCGACGGGCTGTTCCCCGTGACGCCGTCGCCCCAGCGCACGCCGACGCTCTTCCAGGCGGGCACCTCGCCGCGCGGGCTGGACTTCGCATCGCGGGTGGCCGAGGTGGTGTTCATCCAGGAGCGCGACCTCGAGCGTGCGGCGGCGGTCGTGCGCGGCATCCGCGACCGGTCCGAGGCGCGCGGCCGCGGGCGCGACGGCATCAAGGTGGTGTCGTCGATCTCGGTCGTGTCGGCTCCGGCATCGGACGAGGCCGCCGAGTTGCGCGCGTCGCTCACCGCGGCGCCGAGTCGCGACGCGGTGGCCGCGCTGTTCCTCGGCTGGTCAGGGCTCGACCTGACCGGCCTCGATCCCGAGACGCCGATCGACGGGCTCACGACCGAGGTCGGGCAGACGACGCTGGCCTCCTTCCAGGGGGCGGGGAAGTCGGTGGGACAGGTGCTCGACGAGCTGGCTGCGGGCATCGGCGGTACGAAGGTCACCGGCTCGTTCGACGAAGCGGCGGCCGAGATCGAGCGGATCGCCGAGATCACCGACGTCGACGGATTCCTGATCGAGCACAGCTTCGGCGGCCTGGCCAGCTACCGCGACTTCATGACAGAGGTCATGCCGCGTCTGCGCTCGCGCGGGCTGCTACCGGAATCCTCGCGCGGCGGCACGCTGCGCGAGCGCCTCACCGGCGCCGGTCCGCGGCGAGCGCGGGCCGAGTGA